A window of Solanum stenotomum isolate F172 chromosome 3, ASM1918654v1, whole genome shotgun sequence contains these coding sequences:
- the LOC125858339 gene encoding receptor-like protein 51 produces MASSSPDPFFLLIFLTLFLTISTSNSLSSSSPSPLSSPSPKPSPISTPRTHPSSSILDPNQLKALQSLNIPTGKTPCSPSHNTTTICDSSTPFSHIVSLNFINCSDDVALSLTALKSLSTVKDLGFYNCPISPIRLPSQLALNLKSFTCVSSLKKLTGVWLSKLVNVTDLTVSHVSIVASGPSIIMNSIKNLHSVTISNANLTGYLPKHWHSNLSYVDLSGNKLKGRIPSSLTELENLVYLNLSSNSLNGTIPGSFGDLSSLQNVSLASNSLSGSVPDSFAAIPGLVHLDLGSNQLNGTIPKFISDMKGLKYLNLERNNFHGVLPFNASFIKKLAVLKVGGNSNLCYNHSTLSSKVKLGIAPCDKHGLPVSPPASKDISSDDTDDSDDYADDESQHQEHSHGPSKVVLGISIALSSIVFIIIFLILLAKCCK; encoded by the coding sequence atggcttcttcttctccagATCCATTTTTTCTCCTCATATTTCTCACTCTTTTCCTCACCATTTCCACTTCAAACTCACTTTCTTCCTCTTCCCCATCACCCCTTTCTTCTCcatctccaaaaccctctcctATTTCAACTCCACGAACTCATCCATCTTCATCTATTCTTGACCCAAATCAGCTCAAAGCTCTACAATCACTCAACATCCCAACAGGCAAAACCCCATGTTCCCCATCTCACAATACTACCACTATTTGTGATTCTTCAACCCCATTTAGTCACATTGTGTCATTAAACTTCATTAACTGCTCAGATGATGTTGCATTATCACTTACTGCTTTGAAATCATTGTCTACAGTGAAGGATTTGGGGTTTTACAATTGCCCCATTTCACCTATTAGGTTACCTTCTCAGCTTGCTTTGAATCTGAAATCTTTTACTTGTGTTAGTAGTTTGAAGAAATTAACTGGGGTTTGGCTTAGCAAATTGGTGAATGTTACTGATTTAACTGTTTCTCATGTTTCGATTGTTGCTAGTGGTCCTTCTATAATCATGAATAGTATAAAGAATTTGCACAGTGTTACGATTTCGAATGCTAATCTTACTGGTTATTTGCCTAAACACTGGCATTCGAATCTTAGTTATGTTGATTTGTCTGGGAATAAACTGAAAGGGAGGATACCCAGTTCGTTAACTGAGCTGGAGAATCTTGTTTACCTCAATTTGTCTTCGAATTCACTTAATGGAACGATCCCTGGTTCGTTTGGTGATTTGTCTTCTTTGCAAAATGTGTCCTTGGCTTCGAATTCGTTGTCTGGATCTGTTCCGGATTCGTTTGCTGCTATTCCGGGATTAGTTCATCTTGATTTGGGGTCTAATCAGCTCAATGGGACTATTCCTAAGTTCATTTCTGATATGAAGGGATTGAAGTATTTGAATCTTGAGAGGAATAACTTTCACGGGGTTTTGCCTTTTAATGCTTCGTTTATAAAGAAATTGGCTGTGTTGAAGGTGGGAGGAAATTCGAATCTTTGTTATAATCATTCGACATTGTCTTCTAAAGTGAAGCTTGGGATTGCTCCTTGTGATAAACATGGGTTGCCTGTATCACCTCCAGCATCGAAGGATATAAGTTCGGATGATACCGATGATTCTGATGATTATGCTGATGATGAGAGTCAGCACCAGGAACATAGTCATGGACCAAGTAAGGTTGTTCTTGGTATTTCCATTGCACTTTCCTCGATTGTattcataattattttcttgattctaTTGGCTAAATGTTGTAAATGA